AATTAGATTAAACACCATCCAAACGTATCAAATTTAATGAAAAAAAAGAGAATATACGCCAAGGGCTATACTATGCCTGTGCGTGTAAAACAATTATTGCTGATTATGAAAATGACCTTCATATTCCTCTTGCTTTTTTGCTTACAGCTGAGAGCCGAAACGCACGCTCAGACGGTAACTCTCTCGGTGAACAACCGCCCGCTGAAGGAAGTTTTGGAAATGGTTAAAAAGCAAACCGACTATATGGTTATCTTAACCTCTGATGTTGAAGAATCGGCCAATCCCGTCACAATAGAGGTGAAAAATATGCCATTGTCCGCATTTATGTCTACCGTGATGGCCAACCAACCCGCTTTCTATTATATAAAGGAGAAGACCATTTTTATCGCACGCCGTAAAAATGTACCTCAAAATAAGCCACCCTTACAATCGATCGTCCGGGGAAAAGTCACCGACAGCGATGGTTACCCTGTGCCGCGCGCGAGCGTGAAGCTAAAGGATACTCGGACCGCCACCGCAACAGACGTAAATGGCAATTTCTCCATTCAGGCAAGCCCGGGCCAGGTACTGATTTTCAGTTCCCTTGGTTTTAGTACCGTAGAACGCAGGATTGACAACAATGCAATTTTAAATGTAGTCTTAAAGATAGACGTAACAAATCTGAGTGAAGTTGTTGTTGTTGTTGGTTACGGCGTCGTTAAAAAAAGCGACCTTACCGGATCTATCAGTTCGGTTAAAATTGGGGATAACAATGAAAACAAAGTAGTTTCTGTACCCGAGGCATTGTTGGGCAGAGTTTCCGGCGTCAACATTCTGAACAATACCGGTGAGCCGGGTTCCGGTATGACGTTTAACATTCGCGGCCTGACTTCCATTACGGGAAACAACCAACCCTTAATCGTCCTGGATGGTCAGCCCATCGAGTCTGGCTTGGGCGTAACTTCAGCTGGTATAAACGTCGACTGGCAGTCGCAAACTCCTCCCCTGGATCCGTTGGCCTCGCTGAACCCTTCGGACATCGGGTCAATTGAAATTTTAAAAGACGCATCTTCTACTGCGATCTACGGATCACGCGGGGCAAATGGGGTTGTACTTATTACTACTAAAACAGGAAAATCCAATGGCAATAAGGATAGATTTACTTATAACCTCAGAACGGATCTAAGTAATCTCCCGCATAAGATTGAAATGGCCGACGCTTTGACGTTCATGCGGTACAGAAACGAAGCGGCTATGAACAATGGCCTGGGTCCGGCTTATACCGAGGAGCAGATGACTGCAAACGCCGAACAATATGGAGGTCATAATTGGCAGGATCTGGTTTACCGCACGGCCAAATCACAGGAACATCAGTTGACTGCATCAGGATTGATCGGCAAAAGCAATTACCGGGTGAGCTTGGATTATGGCGACAATCAAAGTATACTGAACAATGCTGGTTTTAAAAAAGGAGGTTTACGTTTCAACTTCAATCGGGATATCACTAAGAAATTGTCCCTCGCTATACGTTCCAATTTGTCTTTGACCGAACGAACTTATGGTGCGCAATCGAATACCCAGGGCGTATTTGCCTCCTCTGCAGTAATTGGCGCAATTGCTTCGACGCCTTTACGTATGGCTTATACCGATGACGGCGATCTGGATCTTACTTTCGCTAATAATCCTGTGCTGGTTACAGAATTATTGCGAGACGTTACAGATACCCGAATGGTGATCGCCGGTATAGATCTGGATTATAAAATCATCAAAGGTTTAAGCTATAAGCTAAAAGGTGCCGTCAATGAAGTATCATCTTTAAGGCAATTGTACTGGCCCAGAGGTACCTTCCAGGGTGATGAGTACGAAGGTTCGGCTACACGTGCCGACAATTTGAACGGCAATTATATGATCGATCATTTACTGAATTATAACGGCAATTTCAAGAAACACAGGGTCAATGCCGTAGCGGGATATTCGTATCAATACTGGTACAGAAAAGGCACTAGTATTACAAGTACAGGATTCCCGTCGGATGATTTAGGCTACGAGAATTTTGCTTTGGCAGATAAACAGGGAACGTATTTCACCAC
The window above is part of the Arcticibacter tournemirensis genome. Proteins encoded here:
- a CDS encoding SusC/RagA family TonB-linked outer membrane protein — encoded protein: MKKKRIYAKGYTMPVRVKQLLLIMKMTFIFLLLFCLQLRAETHAQTVTLSVNNRPLKEVLEMVKKQTDYMVILTSDVEESANPVTIEVKNMPLSAFMSTVMANQPAFYYIKEKTIFIARRKNVPQNKPPLQSIVRGKVTDSDGYPVPRASVKLKDTRTATATDVNGNFSIQASPGQVLIFSSLGFSTVERRIDNNAILNVVLKIDVTNLSEVVVVVGYGVVKKSDLTGSISSVKIGDNNENKVVSVPEALLGRVSGVNILNNTGEPGSGMTFNIRGLTSITGNNQPLIVLDGQPIESGLGVTSAGINVDWQSQTPPLDPLASLNPSDIGSIEILKDASSTAIYGSRGANGVVLITTKTGKSNGNKDRFTYNLRTDLSNLPHKIEMADALTFMRYRNEAAMNNGLGPAYTEEQMTANAEQYGGHNWQDLVYRTAKSQEHQLTASGLIGKSNYRVSLDYGDNQSILNNAGFKKGGLRFNFNRDITKKLSLAIRSNLSLTERTYGAQSNTQGVFASSAVIGAIASTPLRMAYTDDGDLDLTFANNPVLVTELLRDVTDTRMVIAGIDLDYKIIKGLSYKLKGAVNEVSSLRQLYWPRGTFQGDEYEGSATRADNLNGNYMIDHLLNYNGNFKKHRVNAVAGYSYQYWYRKGTSITSTGFPSDDLGYENFALADKQGTYFTTNKNRALQSVLGRVTYSYDSKYLLTLTGRSDGATRLAPGNKWHFFPSVGLGWNVASEKFFKKAIPAVNNLKLRASYGIAGSENVAIGATQADYSIDYVTIGDRILPGLNYNSFPNHLLTWETTASVNAGFDLGIFNDRITFTADFYSKKTTDLLIGLSIPASSTFRSYSTNTGEVTNKGLDLETSVQVMRTKNLDWSMFGNASFNRNKVISMGGTNMIYGGIYLNGGNNFLGQALQVAKVGEQISSFWAYKSAGVYQNPLEILNDPNIANDPAKSTYRPGDVRFKDINGDGKIDENDKTIVGKPNPDFSIGFGSNVSYKRWNFAFTFIGSFGNELINLNQWLIGSLTNLGTYNVSMDAWNNRWRGEGTSNKYPRANRDAARFGNRFPDYMIEDASFVRLQNVNVGYTFKMDRIAKGSTIKTYVSGTNLFTITNYSGYDPSINSQGHFALMSGVDYGTLPQARTFSLGLILSY